The DNA window TGGTATTGTTTCCCCTCACCTTCCAACGTACACAGGGAGAATCCCAACAACAAAGGAAGGGAGCACCGCCTCTTTACATGAGTGGCTTACCTGCAGTCCCACACAGCTCTACAGTCAGCACCTGCTCAAAGTTCCTCTTCCCAAATGTAGGATCACTGGAGAGGAGAAGAACATTAGAGGAGCAGGGAGGTGTTTATATGAACATCAGAGACTGAGAGTACTGCTGAAAGAGCAGCACAGAGACCACAAGCAAAGGGGGAACAGGAGATGTCACCCATACAGGACGCCTACTGTGTCCCTCTCCGACTCTCTGTGGCATCAGGGCTAGTACAtgattggggggtggggcagaatcCAAGCTTCTGAAGCATTTCCATTTTCCCTCCCAGCTGAGACAGAGGAACAGGCAGCTAGAGAGTCACTCCAGCAGAAATGTATCCCTCACAGCCAGAGCTCCAATTCCTTATTTCCAGGGAAAGAAGCCAGAGAAGTGCCCCCACTATCTTCTCTCCAGCATATGGCACTTATAAGGCTTTCAGCAGAGCAATCCATAGGCATAACCTGCCCTGAATTTGAGGGCCTGGAGCTATGCTATCCCTTGCATTTAGGATCCCAGTCCAAGACACTATGCTTCAAACACATGCCACGGCTAGTCAAatgtcccctccctgctgcacATCCTCTTTGCCTGGTTGGTAAAAGTCCTGAAGTTTTGCCTGGCTGGCTATTTTAACATTGGCTTTTAAAACGCATGTCCACCCAGGCAAAACTACAGGCCACCTGGCAGTCATGCTGGCCCAGACTGCCCCCGGGTTGGGTTTAAATTGCTGGTAAGTATTTTGTTTTACACTTACGTTTGTGCCAAGGACAGCGTGAGACACGTGGGTGTTTCTGAAAGACACGGAGAGAAGCAGAATTACTGAACATGCTGCATTCCCTTCAGACTGATTGATTGCATCACACCCAGAAAGAGGAGGCAGCGTGGGCTAGCAGATTCGGTGTGGGCTTGGGCACCAGGGGCTCTGAGTTCTAGCCCTAGTTTGGTCATGGCTTGCTGTGTGGCCTAGGCAAGTGACTTTGCCTCTCTGTGATTTGGTTTCCCCATCTACCAAACTGGATAATACCTGCCTACATTGTGAGGGTTAATCACATAAtctttgtaaagcgctttcaCCATGCACATGCTAAGGTGCtgctaataattaataatattccAGGGGGAGCTCCGGCCCGCTCCTCAGCTGGAGGGGTAGTATTCTATAGGATGAGAAAATGGGGAGATCCTTCGCAGGTGGTTTTGCAGTGATTCACTCAGTAGACAGTGTCTTTGTGCTTTCCAGCGACAGATCTCAACGTACTTCACAAAGGAGGATCTGTGTCCTtacccccattttaaagatggagaaactgaggcacagagaggggaagcagcttggccaaggtcacagtgACCCAATGGCAGAGCTGGTCTCCCAGCCCTCGCCCTGCCCACTGGACTATGCACCCCACAAGTTGCACAGAAAAACCCCAACAGCATTGAAGAAGTTTGGTGTTTGCCCCACTGGCTCTGGGGTCTGCAGTGCTCAGCCATTCATGGGCACATGCACAAATGTTTCCTACgtcagccaggcagcagcacccaGCGAGCGCACTGGATCTGACATGCAGGGCTACTGCTTAGAACACCGCAGACCAGCTCAGCCTCTCCTAAGCCCCTCATGCACTGATGGCCTGGGAAGAACAGAGTCAGCCAGGGTTCCTTTAAGCATTAGTTTTGGCAATGCCAGGTCAATGCTGGCGTTAATTCACTTCTAGGCCCCTGCACACACTCTCCTCCTTACCTGTTTCATGCAACGGGGTGCAGTGCTGGCTCTCGTCCACCTCACATCCTTCCCCCTCAACTGGGCTTCCCAGCATGGGGGTCTGGGTCTCTGGGTGGTTTTGACACCTGCTGTCCCTCTCGTCTGTGCCACCCACCTCCACCTCTGCCGCTGGCTCTTCTGCATCGAAGTTCTCCAGGGCTGGGCACAATGTGGGCTCTCGGGAGGCGAGAGCGTCCTTCGCCCGGCtctctgctgcctctctgggaaCAGATGGCTCTGGGAGAGGCTCATCAAGAAATGACAGCCAGTGGCCAAGCTCAGGGTTGAGTCTCTTGGAGCGCCGGACAGCATAAATAGCGCTCTCCTGCTTCCGTCCCCCTTTCCCTGAGGTTTGCTGGGCTGGGAGAGTGGCATCCTCTGGGCTGCTGGTCTCTCTCCTGGCTTCGGCCTCAGCCTTGGGGCTTTGCCTTAGCTCtgctttctccagaagcattttgGCTCTGGACTGATATCTCCCAGGAGAGCCCTCAGCCTCCTGAGCAGATGCTCCATGAGACTTGGAGCCATGAGGCCTGACCAAGGAAGCGTACACGGGTTTGGCCAATCTGTACGGCTTGCTCACGTCACACAGCAGGTCCCGGGCCAGTAGCTCCTTCAGGATGGAGAACTCAGGCCATGTGGCTCTAGGCTTCTTGCAGCCGGCCGTTGCTTGCAAGGTGCAGGCTGTTCGGCTCTCCTGGCTGCAAAGGGGAGGTATCTGCAAAGGGCAGTCTGGCTTTGCTCTCTTGTAGGGGCTGTTGCAGTGCTGGTGCTTCACATCTGCAGGGTCTCTGAGAGGCAGCTTCCTCGGAGGAAGGCAGTAGGTATGCATGTAACGGATGAGCTTCACCACTGTGTGCATGGCCTTCTCGCTGGCGCCGTCCTCAGAGGAGCGAGGAGTCACCGGGATCTCACTGGAGCTCAGCGAGTCTTCGCTCGAGTCGCTGTCGTCTCCACTGTGTGCAGAGTGACTCAGAGGGGAgcggctgctgctgccttggTACTCGTCCGGCGGCCAGGTGGCTTTGGTCTGTGGGCAGCGTGTGGTGGAGGTGAGGTGcttgtgcagctctgtgcagctccgaCTCTGAGCCTGGAGAGGGCTCAACTTTCTGTCCCGGGGACCCTCCGCCTTCAGAGACAGAAGAGAGATGTCCCCGTGAGAACAGACTCAGCCCCCAAGCCCTAAAATGAGGCTGTTTAACTACTGCAACACAAGACTCCCCACCTGCAGAAATACACTCTGTGGGAGCAACAAACCCACTAGGGGGACATGTACCACGTCCAGTTATTTCACTGAACAATGCTAGGGGGAAACAGACCCTGGGCCCATTTTCTCACCCAGCATAAGGAGTAAGGAAGTGGGCCCTCTCTGGGGAGCAGAGCCTGTTCCTGTGATGAGCCACTGTTTGCACTGCCTGCTTACATGGACAGAGCAATTGCTTCACTGAACATCTTTAGAACCTGTCTAGCACGGAGTGACAGCAGGACTTCCCTAACGGCACAGGCTGCCAGCCTTGGCTCTCAGCAAAGTCTCCACTGCAGAGACTGGAGCAAGTTCCCATGTTCCCAGATTTAAACAGTATACAACATTTATTAGGACATTTTGAACAATTATAAATAATTAACCTGCGCTGTCCCTGGGATAATGGAAGGGCCGAGGATACTTGGCGCTCCGTGTATCATCCTTGCTCTAAATGAAGTCATTTGCAGTGGCTTCCcgtcccctctgccccactcacACCCAGTCATGCACTGCCATTAGGCAGGCTCTACTCTGCCTGGGTTCACAAGGCCACTTTGAAACAAGGGCTGAGTATTTTTAGTGAGAACAGCTCTCCAGGCCCAGGACCTTCAGAACATGGTAAGCGCAGAGTTACTAAAGCAGGCTCAGTCATCCCTGCAAAGAATCGGCAAACAATGCAGTGTTTCTGGGTTTGTTTGTTAGCAGTGAAGGAAGGCACATCCGGCCTCAGCAGTCTGCTGGGATCTGTCCTCAAGGTGGTTATGGAGATCTCTGCCCTAGGTATTTCTACTTCACCACAGCCAGTTGAGTGGGCCGGATCACAGCTCATTACATCTCAGTGGAGACACATGAACGTTCAATAGCAATGGTTCCTTCATCTGCTGCCTGGGCCCCTACTGCTGCCGGGTCTGATCCCTGAGCTGAGACCATGAGTCGGGCAAGGCAGCACAGCAAGGACCTTCTCCTAGCCTCTGCTCTTTGGGGAGAGTGGATGAAGGTTGCTTTCCTTCTTTGAAACAGACAGGGATGAAGAACAGCCTCTGAGTGACGCCTCTGGGAGGATTATGAGAACTGCCTGCGAACAGATGAGGAAATGGACTTGGCCTAAgagcgtatgtctacactacagctgggaggcgagatttccagcccaggcagacagacttgcactagctcCACTCaaactagtgcactaaaaatagcagcgtggacGTTGCGGCACCAGTGGCAGTTTGGATTGGTTGCTTGAATCCAAGCCCACCCAACCCCCTGACTCTgagctcaggcagccagcccGAGCCACCGCCCATGTCACAATTTTTTACCATGCTAGCTCAAGCTGAGCTAGTACAAGTCTGTCTGCccatgctgggaatcacacctcccagctgcagtgtagacacgccCATAGTGCCTTGATCCCGATTCATCATGGTCACCCGCGCTAGCCTGCCCATCTTGTAAACCACAGGCTGTTCATTAGCCAGAGGACTGGGGTGTCTTAGTGTGAtggaatgcacccctgtattcacaccctgcacACTGTAAtagtctttgtacaaaatatgccttgtatggtatcatttgaaaactagtaACTTGCTGGTCAATAGTACCATGGGGAAATGTGTGTAGCAATTATACGCAAAGTTAAGAGTTCCCCCTGAATGCTGATGGTGGCACATGTTCAAACTCACGTAGCCCTGATTAGGCAAAACTTGTCAAGCAGGCCTatcttaaacaaaggaatgtgtgtttatcTCATTTTACATATGAAGTCTTGAGACAGCCAGGAGACCAGGCAAATCTGAAGTTTAGCACAGCCCCTCTCTGGTCTGGACTGCATCCCGGAATGTCACAGGGCAAACCACAGCCTTCTGGAGCGCCTCTCTGGATGAGGGGGCTCCATCTTCATAGCCCTTCCAGGCGTGACTTTTTTGTGGAGCTGCCCATCACTGATGTGGTGGTCTCTGTGATCTGAACAGACTGAGCAGCCCGCTCCAAAATTTGTTTCATTCAAGCTGTCCAAGAGCCGGCAGATGGAACTGGCTTTTGGTTACAACTGACCTGGGCTGAATTTGCACCAGCTACCTAGAAGAGAAAGGTGCTGGGATACAGAGCCTACTTCCTGCACCATTCAGGCTCTCTGGATCTCCCTCACCCTGCAGCAGGGCTAGGATGGCAGCTGAACCCCTAAAGCACCCACTTGACTCCAGAGGGGTGACTAGCATCTCTCGTCACTGACTCAGTCCAACTGTAGAACAAGAGAGTGACTGAGCCCAACTATGtctgcagtggtggtgtagctgtcagccccaggatattagagagacaaggtgggtgaggtaatatcttttattggaccaatttctcttggtgagagagacgagttTTCGAGCTACAgcgaggaagagctctgtgtagctcgaaagcttgtctctctcaccaacagaagttggtctgataaaagatattgcctcacccacctcatctctctgAACCCAGGTAACACATTCATATGCTGTGGTTGCTCTGCTTGGGCCTCTGAGCAGAGTCAGTTCTCACCCTTCAGTTATGTGGCAGAAAATAGTGCAGGTACTATGGAAACCTACTAGCTAGATAGGCAGGTTACATGGAGGCAGCTACATGGATTCCGTCAGACACAGCTGATCTCTTTCTAGCTGGTGTCTGTGACAACACCAGTGCTTTCCTTCCCCCATTGCAGCTGATATGGAACAATGCCCTGGCAGATTTTTTCTGCCTTCCCCAGGCAATCTAAGCCCACCTATCTAATGCACTGCACAATTTCCATTATCCGAATGGAAAATCTTTGATGGTGGCTTGCGTTGGATTTCAGGGGATTAGCTTAAATGATTGGTTTGGGCTCTGCAATTTTGcatgcagctctccccaggatAAGTCAACTCAACCAAGAGCAAGTTCTACTATAATTGGGACGGGGGGATTTTATAAATCAGAACTCCAAagaactgacttcagtgaaactgtGAGAGGCTTTCACCTTCAGCCCCACTGCGAACAAGCTGTCCCAAATGCACAGATAGGGTAGGTAGGCTCTCTCCAGAATCTCTTCAGGGTTAGACAGTCCACTTTGAGAGAGGCTATTTCCCCATGCATAGCACTTTCCCTTCAGATCATGACACTCTTAGGCCAAGTCTATTTTCCACCAGCTTCATCTCCAGGGCTCATTATCCCCCAGTAGCTTCACTCAGAGGCTGTTTATCCCTCCATGGAACCACCATTTGGCTGGCTTGGTTTCTGAATGCCAGTCTTGAGATTGGGTGACGAGGAGAGGGGCAGGCGTGGGGGCATCCCTCGCATTCCCTGCTGGGATGGGGCCATGGCAGCTGGGATGGGAAATACCTTTGTGCAGGGTCGCTGGGGTCTGGATTTTGGGGGCCCCTGGCGTCGTGCACTCCCTTCTCTCTGAGCCTCACAGCTTGGAGGCACGTGGGATGGAGAAAGAAGCAACTTCTTCAGCTAAAAAAGAGAAGTGTCGAGAAAAAGAATGGGAATTCCAGCGCGAACTGCAATCGATCGCGGGCTAACCTCTACTGCACACACGTGAGGCGGGTTCAGTGATCTCCAGTCACTGAAGCCAAGAACCACAAACCATTAGTGTGCCTGTATCTGCCCTTGGCTCAGGCTGGGGCTGTCAGCTGTAAGGATCATAGAACGAAGCAGGAAAGAATTTCACACCTCTCTGCATGTTACTTGGCTCCAGGTAAAGAATTTTATAGCCTGTGGAAGTGCTTTATGTCTTCAGAACACTTTACAAGCATTGACACATTGCTGCTCATAACACCCCTGTAGCTCTGCAAGATAGGAAAAGGCTGCCCAAAGAGGTGAATTTGCTTGCCCAAAACCACACTGCATTGTACCCCATGGCACCTCCTATTAAAGTCACCAGCACTGCCGGGGCATTTAAATAACCCACCAAAACAATTTTGTCCTTTTCAGATGGTGATTTTAGTTCTATGTATGCATCTGATTTGGGCAGCTCACATGAGTCCCCATGCAAGGATTATCTGGCAGTAACGATCCAAAGGGGCTTGAATTAATCAATTACCTtgaaaaatgctttgaagatATAAAGCTCTGTGTAAGTGCCAAGTATTTATTGGGAATCTCCCCCAATGTGACCCCGATGTGAATTCCACTGTAATCCCATCAAGAGGGTCTGGTGACAACAGCTGAGCTAGAATTTCCTTAGGTTACACAGCATCATGGCGTACTCATTTCTGATCACAGGGTTAGCACAGTCTTCtgttcaaaacattttaaaaaaacattccaTGTTCCACATGCGTCGTGCTAGTGCTGAAGCCTAGATCAATAGCAAGGCGACTGCTTAGGCTCTATGGGAACGTACACACGTGGAATATCTAGGGCTTGGTCTTCAAAGATGGCCTGCAAATTTAGCGGCCTCCTTTTAAGACCAGGCCCATGATAACGGTTATTGAAGTGGGAGGTTCACACAACAGCGTTTCTGCTCTCTTGGTCAGGTTCTGCATTGAAATTTCAACAGGGGCTTAATTGTGCACTTCCCATTTATAAGAAGTGTAAGTGCTTTCCCCCTGCAACGTATACAtcctatatatacacatacacattgTGTGTGATATATACACCCCTCACACACGCAGATAATTAGTGTCAAGTGGAAATGCACGCTTTCACCACTAGATGCCGCAATGCACTTTTATATAAACCATGCCTTTCAGTCATTACACAACAGAGCGGTAGGGGGGAATCCTCCCCCATGGACGGAGTGCTCTGGCTGGTGAATGAGCTACAGGCCCAGCTCGGCTATATCAGACCAGCAGGGACGCTCTTATATATGGCCCAGGAAGCCTTGTACCACCTGGCGGCAATGCCAGGGCTCTCCTGCTCAAGCTGTGAGTGAAGCTGGGTTCCAAGGAGCGGTAGGATAAAGCACAGGATTCACGGGAAAGACTTGGAGGTGGGATTGGAACACAGAAACCGCACAAAGCCACAGAGAGGCCTCCTTCAGGGCAGGCGTGTTCAAGGGTTTCCCCAATGGGCATGGGGAACTGCAGGCTATGCAGGCCCAGGCCAACCTCAGAGCGCATGCAGCTCTGGCTGGGAGAGAAAAGATGGGCTGCTCTTTTTGTGGGAAGGGCTGGAGGGGTGACATCAGCTGTACCTCTCTTTCCTCTTCCCCACTTCCTTGCAGGGTGATTAACTTAACGGGAGGTTCTCAAACTCAGGCCACAGATAAGGTGCAAAGGCTAGGATTACAACCAGGCTGAGTCCCCTCTCTCCAGCACAAGCTGAGGAGCGCTGGCCCTGAACACACACCCTGAAGGTGAGGGAGAAAGGCCAGGCCTACAGGTGGAGGTTTGGGGATCAGGGGAAATGGTTGGGAACTGTCCCCAGGTGCTCTAGTGAGATGCAGTGGAATGATGGggagctctggggtggagtgggggcaggaatggGCCACAATGAGACCCCGGTAGCCCAACCATGGTGGGGTTCAGATAAAATGAGACCCCAGACCAAATCCTCCCTGGTTTGGGAGGCTGGAAAATGGATTTTGCCCATCTGCTAACACCCACTGCCCTTTGCACACAGCAGCAGTCAGCTTGTTCCCATGAGGATGGTGATGGAGGTGACAGCGATGGCGCGGCACATGTATACGTATACAATACAGGTATATGCTTTGTATCGACGGTTAAGAGTTTTAAGCCTAAAATGAAAAGATTCAGACCTTTGCTTCCTATCATACCCATGCAGCCGGCTTATCAGAGGCTCATCCAAATCCACCTTAAACAGTAGGAAGTGGGTTCTTACTAGAGACAGCTCATCAACCTCAGGGGCCAAAGGGGGCCCCCCCGGGGTGGGGGCGactggtttggggggaggggctggtgaggCACAGGTGTGGTTGGGCACGTCCCTTTCTTCCATAGTGTGGAAGGCAGCCAGGCCCATGTCATCTTCCTGTATTTCATCCAGTGTTTCGGTGAGGGCCGCCAGCAGGGCTTCATTCTCACTGTCTATTATCTGAAAAGCAAGAGAGATTTGCACAAAGCAGTGAGCGCCAGCCGACATTTCCATTGCAGGCTACCTCTAGGGGGCGTAAATACAGCTCCCACAAGCTGCCCCACCATATTATTTAAAAGGGGGCCTCATTCTTccatctaggtcaggggtcggcaacctttcagaagcggtgtgccgagtcttcatttattcaccctaatttaaggtttcgcgtgccagtcatacatgttaacatttttagaaggtctctttctataagtctatcatatataactaaactatggttgtatgtaaaataaataaggcttttaaaatgtttaagaagcttcatttaaaattaaattaaaatgcagagccccccggacccgtggccaggacccaggcagtgtgagtgccactgaaaatcagctcccatgccgccttcagctcctattaccccccaccccctgtcccgatttttcacacttgctgtctggtcaccctacttccatcACCGATGCCAGGTTTGCATCTGTcctactccactgacttcagcaggactgCTCCCAATTGACCCCAgggtgaaagcagaatcaggcccaagagcGGCTGCAATCTGGTCCATTTTATACAAATTTATTGTGCCCTTCTGGTTCCCAGCAAGTTGCCATGGCTGGCCTCAGTAGCTCCAAGGGTAGTTGCTCTACGGTAGGCAGTTTGAGAGACCCTGGCCTACTCAACCATCCGTGAATACTCACTTCCAAATGAACGCTGTTAGATGAATTTACTTGGGCTTGGTGCATGGAAAGCTCATTCCTTCAACAGACTGACTGCATTCTTTCAGGATTCACTGAACATCTCTGAACAGGCGTATTATTTCTCTACTGGGAGGCGGGGGGGGTTAAGTTGCAAGGGGTTGGCTGTATCATTCTGAATCACACTTGCACAAgcgtctttaaaaaaaaaacaacccgcCACCCAACTCAATCCCCCCTTTAAATTAGGAGCTGTTGCAGTGGAttcccagcagcagcttcctCTCTAACTAACTTCCATCCTTCCTGTTCTGGATGTATTTCAGACACTCTGAAAACAGGGAAGGACACTCGGTGATGTGTTCTTTCCCCAATTTGTGGGCAGCTGGCATGAAGCTGTGACCACAATTTCCACCTGACTTGTTCTCTTGCTTTTGACCAGCACTTCCTGAGACTCACTGGAGCTCAGAGGGGTGGGACGGAGGAATTGGAGCGCTCAGCAAAATGAGGGAAGGGTATCTGAAGGGCTTAGGCCTGGGCTGTCCAATGGAAGGGAGTCCGTGGTGTCGTCCTCCAGGTTGACCCTATCCCCTCAGATCCGGCGGAGCACAGGAATGGCACTTGCCAGCAGTGGCAATGCTGCCATCATGCCTTTTTGGTAAGCACTGTTTAATTCTTAAAGCCCCAATGACTAGAATCAGAGTCTCTCAGCTTTTAATTAAAACTaaggaagtttctagcctttGTGGTTGCAGAAAAGGGTTGAAAATGAGACTGTCATGAATCTTAAAGGCTCAGAAATCAGAAAGCAAGGAGAAAGAACCCAgcatgtattattattttttaaactcatgatttttaagccacccTCATGCTTTTGGCTCCTGCCTCgtgatttttgaatgcctggGGGTGGTAATATCGGGATTGACTTGGGGCTGTACTGTCACATGTCATGACACTGTGTCACACTGCATGCGGATAT is part of the Mauremys mutica isolate MM-2020 ecotype Southern chromosome 8, ASM2049712v1, whole genome shotgun sequence genome and encodes:
- the PPARGC1B gene encoding peroxisome proliferator-activated receptor gamma coactivator 1-beta, which gives rise to MAEPAPDCSALLDEELSSFVFSYLTDSQYEVSGEEHLYSDFPEIDLSPLDASDFDSASCFSELQWCAERSETESSQYSTDDSELLQIIDSENEALLAALTETLDEIQEDDMGLAAFHTMEERDVPNHTCASPAPPPKPVAPTPGGPPLAPEVDELSLLKKLLLSPSHVPPSCEAQREGSARRQGPPKSRPQRPCTKAEGPRDRKLSPLQAQSRSCTELHKHLTSTTRCPQTKATWPPDEYQGSSSRSPLSHSAHSGDDSDSSEDSLSSSEIPVTPRSSEDGASEKAMHTVVKLIRYMHTYCLPPRKLPLRDPADVKHQHCNSPYKRAKPDCPLQIPPLCSQESRTACTLQATAGCKKPRATWPEFSILKELLARDLLCDVSKPYRLAKPVYASLVRPHGSKSHGASAQEAEGSPGRYQSRAKMLLEKAELRQSPKAEAEARRETSSPEDATLPAQQTSGKGGRKQESAIYAVRRSKRLNPELGHWLSFLDEPLPEPSVPREAAESRAKDALASREPTLCPALENFDAEEPAAEVEVGGTDERDSRCQNHPETQTPMLGSPVEGEGCEVDESQHCTPLHETETPTCLTLSLAQTDPTFGKRNFEQVLTVELCGTAGLTPPTTPPYKPAEEDLYKPDIPHGSAKEEATFTSSIPGPRTSAVAVKVAAPRKLMKKHPERTELYAHLSRAAVRPSSSEQQGLLKRPFSRSFGDHDYCQVLKPEATLQRKVLKSWEPQSQAEGEHKRRVPDAHYQGSGKGAALWKECSKQLRDQEIRASLTKHFGFLDSALEDEDTAFCKTPEYDTVFEDSCSESSSPVEEEEEEEEEEHCERPLRRNPLARSSLHHCSRSRSSSGSSCCRSRSPANRRTFRCEYSKECQGGNASRDQIEKRRDKAIGEGRVVYIRNLSSSMSSSELKKRFEVFGEIVECRVMTRNNRGDKYGFITYRCSEHAALSLKNGASLRKRNEPWFQLSYGGLGNLWTRYTDLDSNVEESSPAPVKSKYETMDFDSLLQEAQRSLHR